A region from the Trachemys scripta elegans isolate TJP31775 chromosome 22, CAS_Tse_1.0, whole genome shotgun sequence genome encodes:
- the EBI3 gene encoding interleukin-27 subunit beta, protein MKWMVIVALVLPAWSSPCSSMAGRDGEEGLCHVQHGALGTDLLLHCDAPGGRVEWRVNGTKVATSEATAGGDKDQLLLQNASPAQEGEYSCHHPGTGKTLRRIRLRVGSPPEKPAVECWAVSYPQTVDCTWKLASEPRLETYFITTYRHGMGAQENECVQPGAGASSCSISDIQMFSITPYVLNVTAVNPLGATMNLFPFIVEQIIRPDPPEDLRVSPIPGERKKLLLEWQPPSSWPFPQYFPLKYLIRYAREGANSNRTIGPYEQTSFILTGIHPRAVYHVQVAAKDFTDYGDYSTWSPLVSGTPWTQP, encoded by the exons ATGAAGTGGATGGTGATCGTCGCCTTGGTCCTGCCGGCCTggtcctccccctgcagcagcatgGCTGGGCGCGATGGAGAGGAGG GCCTCTGCCACGTCCAGCATGGTGCGCTCGGCACTGACCTGCTTCTACATTGCGACGCTCCCGGCGGGAGGGTGGAATGGAGAGTGAATGGCACCAAGGTGGCCACTTCCGAGGCCACAGCGGGAGGAGACAAGGACCAGCTCTTGTTGCAGAACGCCAGCCCGGCCCAGGAGGGGGAATACAGCTGCCACCACCCCGGCACTGGGAAGACCCTGCGCAGGATTCGGCTGCGGGTGGGCT cGCCCCCCGAGAAGCCTGCTGTTGAGTGCTGGGCTGTCAGTTACCCCCAGACCGTCGACTGTACTTGGAAGCTGGCGTCTGAACCGCGCCTGGAGACGTATTTCATCACCACGTACAG GCATGGCATGGGGGCCCAGGAGAACGAGTGTGTccagccgggggccggggccagcagcTGCTCCATCAGTGACATCCAGATGTTTTCCATCACCCCCTACGTGCTGAACGTGACGGCCGTGAACCCGCTGGGTGCGACGATGAACCTCTTCCCCTTCATCGTGGAGCAGATCA TCCGGCCGGATCCCCCGGAAGACCTGAGGGTCTCCCCCATCCCTGGGGAGCGCAAGAAGCTGCTCCTGGAGTGGCAGCCGCCCAGTTCCTGGCCCTTCCCGCAGTACTTCCCACTCAAGTACCTCATCCGCTACGCGAGGGAGGGAGCCAACAGCAACCGAACG ATCGGGCCGTACGAGCAGACCTCCTTCATCCTGACTGGGATCCACCCCAGAGCTGTTTACCACGTGCAAGTGGCAGCCAAGGACTTCACGGACTACGGCGACTACAGCACCTGGAGCCCGCTCGTATCTGGCACCCCCTGGACACAGCCGTGA
- the YJU2 gene encoding splicing factor YJU2: MSERKVLNKYYPPDFDPSKIPKLKLPKDRQYVVRLMAPFNMRCKTCGEYIYKGKKFNARKETVQNEMYLGLPIFRFYIKCTRCLAEITFKTDPENTDYTMEHGATRNFQAEKLLEEEEKRVQKEREEEELNNPMKVLENRTKDSKLEMEVLENLQELKELNQRQANVDFESMLKQYKDYEEERKRRELEEDETEMKAMLEQAQSRRFLEDSDSDEEATQVPSRSGPKMKPTDILQEDTEPQSKKLKTESWERSVGKLNSKSQLAGLVTVKKQTPGSTTANGVGKQTTQQSSDAGSWSSSLPAVTQPPSAAQGSSLSLLGAYSDSEDSTSD, translated from the exons ATGTCGGAGAGGAAGGTTTTGAAT AAATACTACCCGCCGGACTTCGATCCGTCTAAAATCCCGAAGCTCAAGCTCCCAAAGGACCGGCAGTATGTTGTGCGGTTGATGGCCCCGTTCAACATGAG GTGCAAGACTTGTGGTGAGTACATCTATAAAGGCAAGAAGTTTAATGCCCGCAAAGAGACTGTTCAGAATGAAATGTACCTGGGGCTTCCCATCTTTCGCTTCTACATCAAGTGCACCCGCTGCCTGGCAGAAATCACATTCAAG ACGGATCCTGAGAACACAGACTACACCATGGAACATGGCGCCACTCGGAACTTCCAAGCTGAGAAGCTgttggaggaagaggagaagagggtgcagaaggaaagagaggaggaagagctgAACAATCCCATGAAG GTTTTGGAGAATCGGACAAAGGACTCCAAGCTGGAGATGGAGGTTCTGGAGAACCTGCAAGAGCTGAAGGAGCTGAACCAGCGTCAGGCAAATGTGGACTTTGAATCCATGCTGAAGCAGTATAAGGACTATGAGGAAGAGCGGAAACGAAGGGAGCTAGAGGAGGATGAGACGGAGATGAA AGCTATGCTGGAACAAGCCCAGAGCAGGCGATTCCTGGAAGACTCTGACTCTGATGAGGAAGCTACCCAAGTGCCCTCAAGATCAGGACCGAAAATGAAACCTACAGACATCTTGCAGGAG GATACTGAGCCCCAGAGTAAGAAGCTAAAGACTGAAAGCTGGGAGAGGAGTGTGGGCAAACTGAACAGCAAGTCCCAGCTGGCAGGCCTGGTCACTGTGAAGAAACAGACCCCGGGCTCCACCACAGCTAACGGTGTGGGGAAGCAAACTACACAACAAAGCTCAG ATGCTGGAAGTTGGAGCTCCTCACTACCTGCTGTGACCCAGCCCCCATCAGCAGCGCAGGGCTCTTCCCTCAGCCTGTTGGGGGCATATTCAGACAGCGAAGACAGTACCAGTGACTGA